The Fimbriimonas ginsengisoli Gsoil 348 genome window below encodes:
- a CDS encoding GNAT family N-acetyltransferase — translation MNFRYLTGPDDPALADVFRIYHASFPPESREPDERLIQELRGEYRLPFKFLITSGAPSPSSGCIVPDEGEGVGGEGAKPAEDRASAERSPAAFARFAVLYSAEFAFLIHIAVDEPWRGQGIGTALLQRVLQDASPLPLLVEIDREGPVLEWYERQGFHVVSETYTQPAVRPETGPVRFALFAHGHIPDRSEMVVRFYQSVWELKPDHPFVREALGA, via the coding sequence ATGAACTTCCGCTACCTAACCGGCCCAGACGATCCCGCGCTGGCCGACGTATTCCGTATCTACCACGCCTCCTTCCCGCCCGAGTCCCGCGAGCCAGACGAGCGCCTCATCCAAGAGCTGCGCGGCGAATATCGCCTTCCTTTCAAATTCCTCATCACCTCCGGAGCCCCCTCTCCCTCCTCGGGATGCATCGTGCCCGACGAGGGAGAGGGGGTTGGGGGTGAGGGAGCAAAACCTGCCGAAGATCGTGCCTCTGCGGAGAGGTCCCCGGCAGCCTTTGCCCGCTTCGCCGTCCTCTATTCCGCCGAGTTCGCCTTCCTTATCCACATCGCCGTCGATGAACCCTGGCGGGGACAAGGCATCGGGACCGCGCTACTCCAACGGGTGCTCCAAGATGCGTCCCCTCTGCCGCTGCTGGTAGAGATCGACCGGGAAGGCCCGGTACTTGAGTGGTACGAGCGGCAGGGCTTTCACGTTGTTAGCGAAACGTACACGCAGCCCGCGGTACGACCGGAGACCGGCCCCGTCCGGTTCGCGCTATTCGCCCATGGCCACATTCCTGATCGGTCAGAGATGGTCGTGCGTTTCTACCAATCGGTTTGGGAACTCAAACCGGATCACCCGTTTGTACGGGAGGCGCTAGGGGCATGA
- a CDS encoding four helix bundle protein yields the protein MEVFKIFEGVSDWCWEAVSKWPRFAQDTLGRHLVTSADSVNANLVEGDGRYSDPDATKFFVIARGSAREARLWIRRAVKRNLVRGDEGERQIEAIHCGARFLNNLISYRRKSKNRNMVKESSATYSTQQHAEADPFAEVMD from the coding sequence ATGGAGGTCTTTAAGATCTTCGAAGGCGTTTCCGATTGGTGCTGGGAGGCGGTGTCGAAGTGGCCGCGGTTCGCTCAAGACACTCTTGGCCGTCATCTCGTGACTTCAGCGGACAGCGTGAACGCTAATCTGGTGGAGGGTGACGGGCGCTATAGCGATCCGGACGCTACTAAGTTCTTCGTAATCGCTCGAGGATCTGCGAGAGAGGCCAGGTTGTGGATTCGGCGGGCCGTCAAGCGAAATCTTGTACGAGGGGATGAAGGGGAACGGCAGATTGAGGCAATACACTGCGGTGCCAGGTTCCTTAACAATTTGATCTCTTATAGGCGAAAATCGAAGAACCGAAATATGGTCAAAGAGTCCTCCGCAACATATTCCACCCAACAACATGCCGAAGCAGATCCCTTCGCAGAAGTGATGGACTAA
- a CDS encoding glycosyltransferase family 4 protein, with product MMLSWEYPPRIVGGISPHVYDLSQELQRKGIEVHVVTKATPNAPDEETEPSGVQVHRVHLAEKPNDFLHEIQLLNQATDARVRQLLEDWRPGGQPTIFHAHDWLSLDAARELKYEYKLPMVATVHATESGRHGGIFNDTQRYIHEQEYWLTYEAWRIIVCSEFMKSETCRLFDSPADKVDVIYNGVNIDRFEFEWSEKDRAAHRAKLALPTEKIVMYVGRFVREKGIQVLLNAANVVLAQEPDTKFLIVGGGNRERFESFLDWAGLREKVLFTGFMANRSLHQLYRVADVAVFPSLYEPFGIVALEGMAAGAAVVTSDAGGLKEVVLHDKTGTLTYVGNPESLAWGILHVLRDPERANRLAENAKKRLRTDFEWPRIADQTIEVYNRVWAEFLGSYWADQTVWPVTPGAAERAEELHLREKAKEPAVIERPRPRIGPLVAPMLDEQDEEEEREGLPL from the coding sequence ATGATGCTCTCGTGGGAGTACCCACCCCGGATCGTAGGTGGGATTTCGCCTCACGTGTATGACCTTTCGCAGGAGCTGCAGCGGAAAGGGATCGAGGTTCACGTCGTCACCAAGGCGACACCGAACGCTCCCGATGAGGAAACCGAGCCAAGCGGGGTTCAAGTTCACCGGGTTCACCTCGCGGAAAAGCCGAACGACTTTCTCCACGAGATCCAGCTCTTGAACCAAGCTACGGACGCGCGGGTGCGGCAGCTTTTGGAAGATTGGCGCCCGGGTGGGCAGCCGACGATTTTCCACGCTCACGACTGGCTGTCCCTTGACGCGGCCCGGGAGCTGAAGTACGAATACAAGCTGCCGATGGTCGCCACCGTCCACGCGACCGAGTCCGGTCGCCACGGTGGGATCTTTAACGACACCCAGCGGTACATCCACGAGCAGGAGTATTGGCTGACTTACGAAGCTTGGCGGATCATTGTCTGCTCCGAGTTCATGAAATCGGAGACCTGCCGCTTATTCGACTCGCCGGCCGACAAGGTGGACGTGATCTATAACGGCGTGAATATCGACCGCTTCGAGTTCGAATGGAGCGAAAAGGACCGGGCCGCGCACCGGGCGAAACTTGCGCTGCCGACCGAGAAGATCGTCATGTACGTCGGCCGCTTCGTGCGTGAGAAAGGAATCCAGGTTCTGCTGAACGCGGCCAACGTGGTTCTGGCGCAAGAGCCGGACACGAAGTTCCTCATCGTCGGCGGCGGAAATCGCGAGCGGTTCGAGAGCTTCCTCGACTGGGCGGGACTGCGGGAGAAGGTCCTCTTCACCGGATTCATGGCCAACCGATCGCTGCATCAGCTTTATCGCGTCGCCGACGTGGCGGTGTTCCCGTCGCTTTATGAGCCGTTCGGCATCGTGGCGCTCGAGGGGATGGCGGCGGGGGCGGCGGTCGTAACCTCGGACGCCGGCGGTCTGAAGGAGGTCGTGCTCCATGACAAGACCGGCACTCTCACGTACGTTGGCAATCCCGAGTCGCTGGCGTGGGGCATCCTACACGTCCTGCGCGATCCGGAGCGAGCGAATCGTCTCGCGGAGAATGCCAAGAAGCGGCTTCGGACCGACTTCGAGTGGCCGCGAATCGCAGACCAGACGATCGAGGTTTACAATCGGGTTTGGGCGGAGTTCCTCGGCAGCTACTGGGCGGACCAGACGGTATGGCCGGTTACGCCGGGAGCCGCGGAGCGGGCAGAAGAGCTTCATCTTCGGGAGAAGGCGAAGGAGCCGGCCGTCATCGAACGCCCTCGCCCTCGCATCGGGCCGCTCGTTGCGCCGATGTTGGACGAGCAGGATGAGGAAGAAGAGAGAGAAGGACTCCCTTTGTAG
- the pyrH gene encoding UMP kinase, translating into MESPPPLSRRAFKRVLIKLSGEALAGSFQFGLDPTTLSYIAKEIAAVQKAGVEVGVVVGGGNFVRGETFSSEGAIERTVADQMGMLGTLMNALALQSAVETQGVQTRVQSAVNVAQVAEMFIRRRAMRHMEKGRVVVFAAGTGNPYFTTDTAAVLRALEIDADLLIKATKVDGVYDKDPKKHADAVKYDSVAYSTAIEQRLGVMDQTAFTMCREHRLPLIVLDFNKPGSLLRAVLGEDEGTLVGGE; encoded by the coding sequence ATGGAAAGCCCCCCTCCTCTCTCGCGGCGAGCGTTTAAGCGCGTGCTGATCAAGCTAAGCGGCGAGGCGCTGGCGGGTTCGTTCCAGTTCGGTCTCGATCCGACGACGCTGAGCTACATCGCTAAGGAAATCGCGGCGGTTCAGAAAGCCGGGGTCGAGGTGGGCGTCGTCGTCGGCGGCGGAAACTTCGTTCGAGGAGAAACCTTCTCCTCCGAAGGAGCGATCGAGCGTACGGTTGCCGACCAGATGGGGATGCTGGGCACTCTGATGAACGCGCTCGCGTTGCAATCGGCAGTGGAGACGCAGGGAGTGCAGACGCGCGTTCAGAGCGCGGTGAACGTCGCCCAGGTGGCCGAGATGTTCATTAGACGCCGGGCGATGCGCCACATGGAGAAGGGGCGGGTCGTCGTATTCGCGGCCGGTACGGGCAACCCGTACTTCACCACCGATACCGCCGCGGTCCTCCGGGCTCTCGAAATCGATGCCGACCTGCTGATCAAGGCGACGAAGGTGGACGGCGTTTACGACAAGGACCCTAAGAAGCATGCCGACGCGGTGAAGTACGATTCGGTCGCCTACTCGACGGCGATCGAGCAACGGCTCGGCGTGATGGACCAGACCGCTTTTACGATGTGCCGCGAGCACCGGCTCCCACTCATCGTGCTAGATTTCAACAAACCGGGCTCCCTGCTCCGCGCCGTTTTGGGCGAGGACGAGGGGACCCTGGTCGGAGGAGAATGA
- a CDS encoding YihY/virulence factor BrkB family protein — protein MTVNFPKIKEMVLKAGANFGSDNVPRLAAAFSFYAILSLAPLLVLAVVAAGYFYGHRVDAQRTLLEHASSAVGRQGAELLRQMIQGANKPGVGAIATIVSLIVTFFSASNLFIQLSDSVNTIWKVAVTGSMVRNLIASRVIAFLSVLVFGAVVLLWLGVDSWLGWLEKHTSGFQGWQVVSLGMTVIILSGLFAVSLKSLPRGRLQWRDVWPGAVITAVGLGISKLLLSLYFSTFNVSAAYGSAGALVVILLWIYYTSQIYFFGVELTCVYAHEYGSLRGIDESPLERS, from the coding sequence ATGACCGTTAATTTCCCCAAGATCAAGGAGATGGTGCTCAAAGCCGGCGCCAATTTCGGGTCCGACAATGTGCCTCGTTTGGCGGCCGCGTTTTCGTTCTACGCAATTTTGTCTCTGGCCCCCCTGCTGGTCTTGGCGGTGGTCGCAGCCGGTTACTTTTACGGTCACCGCGTTGACGCGCAACGAACGCTGCTGGAACATGCTTCAAGCGCGGTGGGTAGGCAAGGTGCGGAGCTTCTTCGCCAAATGATCCAAGGCGCCAACAAACCCGGTGTCGGGGCCATTGCCACCATCGTCTCCCTCATCGTCACCTTTTTCTCGGCGTCGAATTTGTTCATCCAGCTTAGCGATTCGGTAAACACGATCTGGAAGGTCGCCGTGACCGGTTCGATGGTTCGTAATTTGATCGCCAGCCGAGTCATCGCCTTTCTGAGCGTCCTCGTTTTCGGAGCCGTCGTTCTCCTCTGGCTGGGGGTCGACTCCTGGCTCGGATGGTTGGAAAAGCACACGAGCGGATTCCAGGGTTGGCAAGTCGTCAGCTTAGGCATGACAGTGATCATCTTGAGCGGCCTCTTCGCCGTGAGCCTGAAGTCCTTGCCGCGAGGCAGACTTCAGTGGAGGGACGTCTGGCCGGGAGCGGTAATCACCGCCGTGGGACTCGGGATCAGCAAGCTCTTGCTAAGCCTCTACTTCTCAACTTTCAACGTCTCCGCCGCCTACGGTTCCGCCGGCGCCCTGGTCGTCATCCTGCTCTGGATCTACTACACCTCTCAGATCTACTTCTTCGGCGTAGAACTAACCTGCGTCTACGCGCACGAATATGGCTCGCTCCGGGGAATCGACGAGTCGCCGCTAGAGAGGTCTTGA
- the uppS gene encoding polyprenyl diphosphate synthase, protein MQLGISLTSLPHHVAVIMDGNGRWAKKKGLGRLLGHREGYKTLRGVLLAASELGIRYLTVYAFSAENWRRPAEEVAGLMKLIETAARDELRLMHKNNVRVQVAGRMDEVPEGLRRALEHGIETTKDNTGITFTLAVNYGGRAEIVDAVKSIVASGVPVEQITEESISAHLYNPAQPDPDLMIRTAGEMRWSNFLIWQSAYCELVVTDVTWPEFGPNDLLQAVAVYQRRTRKFGATV, encoded by the coding sequence TTGCAACTCGGCATCTCCCTAACCTCCCTCCCCCATCACGTCGCCGTGATCATGGATGGGAATGGGCGGTGGGCGAAGAAGAAGGGGTTGGGCCGGTTGCTTGGGCACCGTGAGGGGTACAAGACGCTTCGGGGGGTGTTGCTGGCGGCGAGCGAGCTTGGGATTCGCTACTTAACCGTCTACGCCTTCTCCGCGGAGAACTGGCGGCGGCCCGCGGAGGAAGTGGCGGGGCTGATGAAGCTCATCGAGACCGCGGCCCGCGACGAGCTGCGCCTCATGCATAAGAATAATGTCCGTGTCCAAGTCGCCGGGCGGATGGACGAAGTCCCCGAGGGGCTTCGCCGGGCGCTCGAGCACGGAATCGAGACGACGAAAGATAACACCGGGATCACCTTCACGCTCGCCGTCAACTACGGCGGACGAGCGGAGATCGTCGACGCCGTAAAGTCGATCGTCGCGTCCGGGGTTCCGGTCGAGCAGATCACCGAAGAGTCGATTTCGGCCCACCTCTACAATCCAGCTCAGCCCGACCCGGACCTCATGATCCGCACGGCGGGAGAGATGCGATGGAGCAACTTCCTCATCTGGCAGTCCGCCTACTGCGAGCTCGTCGTCACCGACGTCACCTGGCCCGAATTCGGCCCCAACGACCTTCTCCAAGCCGTCGCCGTCTACCAGCGCCGAACCCGAAAATTCGGCGCCACGGTTTAG
- a CDS encoding ATP-dependent DNA ligase, producing the protein MKAFANLYRSIDETNKTNEKVAAMARYFREAPPDDAAWTVHFLIGRRPKRAANSTRMQELAAHLAGIPPWLFGESYDAVGDLAETIALILPQFPGEKADKPLTYWVEERLLKMPGLSEDDQVRALAEDWIELDPSERFVYNKLITGAFRVGVSQELVVRAIAQVSGIPAPVIAHRLMGDWTPSALFYEGLLSEQSDDTDVSRPYPFCLAHSLEQALEGLGPIEEWHAEWKWDGIRAQLIRREGQSFVWSRGEELITERFPEMVDVCEALPNGTVIDGEILAWAEGKPQKFMALQRRIGRKLLSKKILQEVPAVIVAFDILEYAGEDLRERPYVERRRLLEELVDAVNTAPPDQLILGEAVDPRLASDDPDDSATDGLASTSRLLISSRVEASTWNELALKREESRNLNVEGLMLKRLDSPYLVGRKKGNWWKWKIEPLTVDAVLIYAQRGSGKRASLYTDYTFGVWDDDGKLVPFAKAYSGLTDEEIRRVDSWVRRNTKEKFGPVRTVEPELVMELAFEGIQVSNRHKSGLAVRFPRILRWRHDKKPPDADSLASVREMLKAI; encoded by the coding sequence ATGAAAGCATTCGCAAATCTCTACCGGTCGATCGACGAGACGAACAAGACCAATGAAAAAGTCGCCGCCATGGCGCGTTACTTCCGGGAAGCGCCTCCCGACGACGCCGCGTGGACCGTTCACTTCCTGATCGGCCGCCGGCCGAAACGGGCGGCGAATTCCACCCGGATGCAGGAGTTGGCCGCCCATCTGGCGGGAATTCCGCCTTGGCTTTTCGGGGAATCGTACGATGCCGTCGGCGATCTGGCGGAGACGATCGCTCTCATCCTGCCGCAATTCCCCGGAGAAAAGGCCGACAAGCCTCTGACCTATTGGGTGGAGGAGCGACTGCTCAAGATGCCGGGACTGTCGGAGGACGACCAGGTTCGGGCGCTCGCGGAAGACTGGATCGAGCTCGACCCTTCGGAACGGTTTGTCTATAACAAGCTGATCACGGGCGCGTTCCGGGTCGGGGTTTCTCAAGAGCTGGTGGTGCGGGCGATCGCGCAAGTCAGCGGAATACCGGCGCCCGTCATTGCCCACCGGTTAATGGGCGACTGGACGCCGTCCGCGCTTTTCTACGAAGGGCTCCTTTCGGAGCAATCGGACGACACCGACGTCAGCCGCCCGTACCCGTTCTGCCTCGCGCATTCGCTTGAACAAGCCTTGGAAGGGCTCGGCCCGATCGAAGAGTGGCATGCCGAATGGAAGTGGGATGGGATACGTGCCCAGCTCATTCGCCGGGAGGGCCAGTCGTTTGTTTGGTCGCGCGGCGAGGAGCTGATCACCGAGCGCTTCCCGGAGATGGTCGACGTGTGCGAGGCGCTCCCGAATGGAACCGTGATCGACGGCGAGATTCTTGCCTGGGCGGAAGGGAAACCGCAGAAGTTTATGGCCTTGCAACGCCGGATCGGACGAAAGCTCCTCTCGAAGAAGATCTTGCAAGAGGTCCCGGCGGTGATCGTCGCCTTCGATATCCTCGAGTATGCGGGCGAGGATCTCCGAGAACGGCCTTACGTCGAGCGAAGGCGCCTCTTGGAGGAGCTGGTCGATGCGGTCAATACCGCTCCGCCGGACCAGTTGATCTTGGGAGAAGCCGTCGATCCCCGCCTCGCCTCCGACGACCCGGATGATTCGGCGACGGACGGGTTGGCGAGCACTTCGCGCCTGTTGATCTCCAGCCGAGTGGAGGCCTCAACTTGGAATGAACTCGCCCTTAAGCGGGAGGAGTCGCGTAACCTAAACGTCGAGGGACTGATGCTTAAGCGGCTCGATTCTCCTTACTTGGTCGGAAGAAAGAAGGGGAATTGGTGGAAGTGGAAGATCGAGCCGCTTACGGTCGACGCCGTGCTCATCTACGCCCAACGAGGGAGTGGCAAGCGGGCCTCGCTGTACACCGACTACACCTTCGGCGTGTGGGACGACGATGGAAAGCTCGTCCCGTTTGCCAAGGCGTACAGCGGCCTTACCGACGAGGAGATCCGACGCGTCGATAGCTGGGTTCGCCGCAACACGAAAGAAAAATTTGGCCCGGTCCGGACCGTGGAGCCCGAGCTCGTGATGGAGCTGGCGTTCGAGGGGATTCAAGTTTCTAACCGCCATAAGTCGGGCCTCGCCGTCCGCTTCCCCCGCATCCTCCGCTGGCGCCACGACAAAAAACCACCGGACGCCGACTCGCTGGCAAGCGTCCGGGAGATGTTGAAAGCGATCTGA
- a CDS encoding phosphotransferase family protein has product MLAAPSDDQVRAILRKHGLPDEVVVERSAHEGSVNHVRMAGDYCVRLLKEPNYASDIWTESVAAPAVRASGVKTPELIAFDPAADHFPGLVTIYRRETGDVLGQFRAPVDLAGIYRELGEQIGIWHRGVRRIEDPLDRLDKPELGSIRQGLVRNSVRMSQAEIQWADNQISRLEAAGPGPRGFVHWDLHAHNVLISSGRLSSILDWGDSGWGDAAINFHCLPAQYLPEALDGFGDPTPELFARCLLGVLGYAMNDIHRPDDTLQPYRNSGHRRWRSLQALYQRDLPPEWRRWMSPQLQT; this is encoded by the coding sequence ATGCTTGCCGCCCCTTCTGACGACCAGGTAAGGGCCATTTTGCGCAAGCATGGCCTTCCAGATGAAGTCGTGGTCGAACGCTCGGCGCACGAAGGTTCCGTCAATCACGTTCGGATGGCGGGTGACTACTGCGTCCGGCTGCTCAAGGAGCCGAACTATGCGAGCGACATTTGGACCGAGTCGGTCGCCGCCCCGGCGGTTAGGGCTTCGGGAGTAAAGACACCGGAACTGATCGCCTTCGATCCGGCCGCGGACCACTTTCCCGGCCTCGTTACTATTTATCGACGAGAGACGGGGGATGTTTTGGGCCAGTTCCGGGCTCCGGTCGATCTCGCCGGCATCTATCGGGAGCTCGGCGAGCAAATCGGGATCTGGCATCGAGGCGTGCGGCGCATCGAAGACCCGTTAGACCGTCTCGATAAGCCCGAGCTCGGAAGTATCCGGCAAGGGCTCGTAAGAAACTCCGTTCGGATGAGCCAGGCCGAAATCCAGTGGGCGGACAACCAGATCTCGCGACTCGAGGCGGCCGGCCCCGGTCCGCGCGGCTTTGTCCACTGGGATCTGCACGCCCACAACGTCCTGATCTCGAGTGGACGCCTCTCGTCGATCCTCGATTGGGGGGATTCGGGCTGGGGAGACGCCGCTATCAACTTTCATTGCCTTCCGGCTCAGTATCTGCCGGAAGCGCTGGACGGGTTTGGCGACCCGACTCCCGAACTGTTCGCCCGATGCCTGCTCGGCGTCCTCGGCTACGCAATGAACGATATCCACCGTCCCGACGACACGCTCCAGCCGTACCGGAACAGCGGCCACCGACGGTGGAGAAGCCTTCAAGCGCTGTACCAGCGCGACCTGCCCCCGGAGTGGCGCCGATGGATGAGCCCCCAGCTTCAAACGTAG
- a CDS encoding prepilin-type N-terminal cleavage/methylation domain-containing protein has protein sequence MKRAFTLIELLVVIAIIAILAAILFPVFAQAKFAAKKTVDLSNAKEIGTAIKIYLGDSDDTMPIFYAYNSDPSIYSPAAHHGTEVLLLPYTNSKEIFRSPLDSGGPYLANEVGSAKNADSYWKAYGSSYRFGHCTFTTAANESSQNNQFAVYDAVSQSTNVTRPVIETSMEFPAETRVIRLEMFGFFEKKNDPECTRYGYDCGYFKNWDPSGGSMIFSDSHAKHINGMGSFDESRVDPAGHKSGEPATDPNAWSGTWYSLCD, from the coding sequence GTGAAACGCGCATTTACGCTCATCGAGCTACTCGTCGTCATCGCGATCATCGCCATCTTGGCCGCCATTCTATTCCCGGTCTTCGCCCAGGCGAAGTTTGCCGCGAAGAAGACGGTCGACCTGAGCAACGCCAAGGAGATCGGCACCGCCATCAAGATCTATCTCGGCGATAGCGACGACACGATGCCGATCTTCTACGCATACAACAGCGACCCTTCCATCTATTCCCCCGCCGCGCACCACGGTACCGAGGTGCTGCTGCTTCCCTACACGAACTCGAAGGAGATCTTCCGCTCGCCCCTCGACAGCGGCGGACCGTATCTTGCCAACGAGGTCGGCAGTGCCAAGAATGCGGACTCCTACTGGAAGGCGTACGGCAGCTCTTATCGCTTCGGGCACTGCACGTTCACGACGGCAGCCAATGAATCGTCGCAGAACAATCAGTTCGCGGTCTACGATGCCGTCTCGCAGTCAACCAACGTGACTCGACCGGTGATCGAAACCTCGATGGAGTTTCCGGCCGAGACCCGGGTGATCCGGCTGGAGATGTTCGGATTCTTCGAGAAGAAGAACGATCCCGAGTGCACGCGCTATGGCTACGACTGCGGGTACTTCAAGAACTGGGACCCGAGCGGCGGCTCCATGATCTTCTCGGATAGCCACGCGAAGCACATCAATGGGATGGGCTCGTTCGACGAGTCGAGAGTCGACCCGGCGGGGCATAAGTCGGGCGAGCCGGCGACGGACCCAAACGCATGGTCGGGCACCTGGTACAGCTTGTGTGACTAA
- a CDS encoding ligase-associated DNA damage response exonuclease has product MARRRKELLCLTDRGLYCHEGDFYVDPWKPVDRAVVTHAHSDHARWGMKRYLCTKEGERVLRRRVGEDAAIDTLAYGEPVTLNGVRVSLHPAGHILGSAQVRVEHGGRVYVVSGDYKTEMDSTCTPFEPVPCHTFITESTFGLPIYRWPAQAEVIEQIHGWWKGNQAAGKCSILLGYALGKCQRALAYLNPEIGPIFLHGAVQGLTNDYREEGIALPPTHLVPEVGKGFDWSQAIVLAPPSANGSPWVRRFGDHSTGFMSGWMAIRGARRRRAVDRGFVVSDHVDWPSLIGAIAQTGAESVWVTHGYSSVVVRYLEEQGLDAHALSTRWEGEQDEGAEAAEAVEQTEGERPYTPNTEGKLE; this is encoded by the coding sequence ATGGCCCGACGTCGAAAAGAGTTGCTCTGCCTCACCGACCGTGGCCTTTACTGTCATGAAGGGGATTTTTACGTCGACCCATGGAAGCCGGTTGACCGAGCGGTTGTGACCCACGCGCACTCCGATCATGCGCGGTGGGGAATGAAGCGGTACCTCTGCACGAAAGAGGGGGAACGAGTCCTGCGCCGCCGAGTGGGCGAGGATGCTGCAATCGACACGCTAGCATACGGCGAACCGGTGACTCTAAACGGGGTTCGCGTCAGTCTCCATCCGGCCGGGCACATTCTCGGCTCAGCTCAAGTGCGCGTCGAACATGGCGGGAGGGTTTACGTGGTTTCCGGCGACTACAAGACGGAAATGGATTCCACTTGCACGCCGTTTGAGCCAGTACCTTGCCACACGTTCATTACGGAATCGACTTTCGGGTTGCCAATCTATCGTTGGCCGGCCCAGGCCGAAGTCATCGAGCAGATCCACGGGTGGTGGAAGGGCAATCAAGCCGCCGGGAAGTGCTCGATCCTGCTGGGATACGCGCTTGGCAAGTGCCAACGAGCCTTGGCGTACTTGAATCCGGAGATCGGCCCGATCTTTCTTCACGGAGCGGTCCAAGGTTTAACGAACGACTATCGCGAGGAGGGGATCGCTTTGCCTCCGACGCATTTGGTACCGGAGGTTGGAAAGGGATTCGACTGGTCGCAGGCGATCGTGCTGGCACCGCCAAGCGCCAACGGCAGTCCCTGGGTGCGCCGGTTTGGCGATCACTCAACTGGCTTCATGTCCGGCTGGATGGCGATTCGCGGAGCTCGCCGGCGGCGCGCCGTCGATCGGGGCTTCGTCGTCAGCGATCACGTCGACTGGCCCTCGCTTATTGGAGCGATAGCACAGACCGGCGCCGAGTCGGTCTGGGTTACGCACGGCTACTCCAGCGTCGTCGTTCGCTACTTAGAGGAGCAGGGCCTCGACGCCCACGCCCTCAGCACGCGGTGGGAGGGAGAGCAAGACGAAGGTGCGGAGGCCGCCGAAGCGGTGGAGCAAACCGAAGGAGAGCGCCCCTACACTCCGAATACGGAGGGAAAGCTGGAATGA
- the frr gene encoding ribosome recycling factor: MSVSEILKEAEQKMKGAIDAMTHDFSSYRTGRASPAVLDRVHVLYYGNEVPMNQVANISVPEPRQLLIQPWEKSMTPVIEKAIMKSDLGINPVNDGTGIRLNFPQMTEDRRKDMVKQVHARTENGRVSIRNVRREAIDHLKALEKKKEITEDDVKGYETKIQKLTDQFIAQADDLGKKKEAELMQV; this comes from the coding sequence ATGTCAGTTAGCGAGATCCTGAAGGAAGCCGAACAGAAAATGAAAGGCGCCATCGATGCGATGACGCACGACTTTTCCTCTTACCGAACCGGTCGCGCCAGCCCGGCCGTACTCGATCGGGTTCACGTTCTCTACTACGGAAACGAGGTCCCGATGAACCAGGTCGCCAACATCAGCGTCCCCGAGCCGCGCCAACTCCTCATCCAGCCGTGGGAGAAGAGCATGACGCCGGTGATCGAGAAAGCGATCATGAAGAGCGACCTCGGAATCAATCCGGTCAACGACGGCACCGGCATCCGCCTCAACTTCCCCCAGATGACCGAGGATCGCCGCAAAGACATGGTCAAACAGGTCCACGCCCGAACCGAAAACGGCCGCGTCTCGATCCGAAACGTCCGCCGCGAAGCGATCGACCACCTCAAGGCGCTCGAAAAGAAGAAGGAAATCACGGAAGACGACGTCAAGGGCTACGAGACCAAGATCCAAAAACTAACCGACCAATTCATCGCCCAAGCCGACGATCTGGGGAAGAAGAAAGAAGCGGAATTGATGCAAGTCTAG